In one window of Nocardiopsis aegyptia DNA:
- a CDS encoding LURP-one-related/scramblase family protein has product MDFFAANPLLVKQPKRFMVDESEYHCFDEHGRQVAHVHEPNLDTGMRVLRHLVDNTAGFQRKVVVNDMYRRPRLMIDKQWSWMTATTSVSWPDGRPVGTIEQDLKFFKAGFTLLDPWKRKLGTIEGNFVGREFRINDHNGHEVARVDRSIPSLGEAFTAADTYVLRHRYPTLPEPLRTLVVVSGIAIDLVLREGSR; this is encoded by the coding sequence ATGGACTTCTTCGCCGCCAACCCCCTTCTCGTGAAGCAGCCCAAGCGCTTCATGGTCGACGAGTCGGAGTACCACTGCTTCGACGAGCACGGTCGGCAGGTCGCCCACGTCCACGAGCCGAACCTGGACACGGGCATGCGCGTCCTGCGCCACCTCGTCGACAACACGGCGGGGTTCCAGCGCAAGGTGGTCGTCAACGACATGTACCGGCGCCCCCGGCTCATGATCGACAAGCAGTGGTCCTGGATGACCGCGACCACCTCGGTGTCCTGGCCGGACGGTCGGCCGGTCGGCACGATCGAACAGGACCTCAAGTTCTTCAAGGCCGGATTCACGCTGCTGGATCCGTGGAAGCGCAAGCTCGGCACCATCGAGGGCAATTTCGTCGGCCGCGAGTTCAGGATCAACGACCACAACGGGCACGAGGTGGCGAGGGTCGACCGGAGCATCCCCTCCCTCGGGGAGGCCTTCACCGCCGCCGACACCTACGTCCTGCGGCACCGGTACCCGACGCTGCCCGAGCCGCTGAGGACCCTGGTGGTCGTCTCGGGGATCGCGATCGACCTCGTGCTGCGCGAGGGCAGCAGGTAG
- a CDS encoding LURP-one-related/scramblase family protein — protein sequence MDLFTADPLLTVQPGVQPGTEAEYYFLNGHGQQVARAYEENVSAGMSVARFVASAMVPRKVLIDDMHRRPLLAIEKRTFGGTTSVTWPDGRPVGTIENESKFSGAGFALLDPWERRLGSAKGDFVLNSDFVVRDDADHEVARVNRTRSPHGGLGDAYLLRRRYPTLPEPLNTLLVASGIVIDLVVHSDS from the coding sequence ATGGATCTCTTCACCGCCGACCCCCTCCTCACCGTGCAGCCGGGCGTCCAACCGGGTACCGAGGCGGAGTACTACTTCCTGAACGGACACGGTCAGCAGGTCGCCCGCGCGTATGAGGAGAACGTGAGCGCGGGCATGAGCGTCGCGCGCTTCGTCGCCAGTGCGATGGTCCCGCGAAAGGTGCTCATCGACGACATGCACCGGCGCCCCCTGCTGGCGATAGAGAAGCGCACGTTTGGCGGGACCACGTCGGTGACCTGGCCCGACGGGCGGCCGGTCGGGACGATCGAGAACGAGTCGAAATTCTCCGGGGCCGGATTCGCGCTCCTGGACCCGTGGGAGCGCCGTCTCGGCTCCGCCAAGGGCGATTTCGTGCTGAACAGCGACTTCGTGGTCCGCGACGACGCGGACCACGAAGTGGCCCGGGTCAACCGGACCAGGTCTCCGCACGGCGGCCTCGGGGACGCCTACCTCCTGCGCCGGCGGTACCCGACGCTGCCCGAGCCGCTGAACACCCTCCTCGTCGCGTCCGGGATCGTCATCGACCTGGTCGTACACTCGGACAGCTAG
- a CDS encoding R2-like ligand-binding oxidase: MPDQSADQSAPRAARTGFHSLRGGGLNWDSLPLRLFTKGNARFWNPADIDLGQDAEDWKKLNDEARTRILRLCAFFVAGEEAVTEDIQPFLRAMAAEGRLGDEMYLTQFAFEEAKHVQAFRLWLDALGVHDDLHGFVDANAGYRALFYDELPRSLDALLRDPSPRNQVRASVTYNHVIEGSLALTGYYAWNHVCTVRDIFPGMRGIVRRIGDDERRHMAWGTFTCRRHVAADEANWEVVRERLDELLPHVLSTVDEGDRRSDDPAAQRYELPPGELLRYAGDRATRRLGAIESARGVPLARIDLDASPEDLEERFGEEDRAAMARVAPTE; encoded by the coding sequence ATGCCCGACCAGTCGGCCGACCAGTCCGCCCCCAGAGCCGCGCGCACCGGCTTCCACTCGCTGCGGGGAGGAGGCCTCAACTGGGACTCGCTCCCCCTGCGCCTGTTCACCAAGGGCAACGCCCGCTTCTGGAACCCCGCGGACATCGACCTGGGCCAGGACGCCGAGGACTGGAAGAAGCTCAACGACGAGGCGCGGACCCGCATCCTGCGCCTGTGCGCGTTCTTCGTGGCGGGTGAGGAGGCGGTCACCGAGGACATCCAGCCCTTCCTGCGCGCGATGGCCGCCGAGGGCCGTCTGGGCGACGAGATGTACCTGACCCAGTTCGCGTTCGAGGAGGCCAAGCACGTCCAGGCCTTCCGCCTGTGGCTGGACGCCCTGGGCGTGCACGACGACCTGCACGGGTTCGTCGATGCCAACGCGGGGTACCGCGCGCTCTTCTACGACGAGCTGCCGCGGTCCCTGGACGCCCTCCTGCGCGACCCCTCCCCGCGCAACCAGGTGCGCGCCTCGGTGACCTACAACCACGTCATCGAGGGCTCGCTCGCCCTCACCGGCTACTACGCCTGGAACCACGTGTGCACCGTGCGCGACATCTTCCCCGGCATGCGCGGGATCGTGCGCAGGATCGGTGACGACGAGCGCCGCCACATGGCCTGGGGCACCTTCACCTGCCGCCGGCACGTCGCCGCCGACGAGGCCAACTGGGAGGTCGTGCGCGAACGGCTGGACGAGCTGCTGCCGCATGTGCTGAGCACCGTCGACGAGGGCGACCGGCGCTCGGACGACCCCGCCGCGCAGCGCTACGAGCTGCCGCCCGGCGAACTGCTCAGGTACGCGGGCGACCGCGCCACCCGCCGCCTGGGCGCCATCGAGTCGGCGCGCGGCGTGCCGCTGGCCCGCATCGACCTGGACGCGTCACCGGAGGACCTGGAGGAGCGGTTCGGCGAGGAGGACCGCGCGGCCATGGCCCGGGTGGCGCCCACGGAGTGA
- a CDS encoding DNA repair helicase XPB, which translates to MSCLIVQSDKTLLLEIDHELAGECRRAIAPFAELERAPEHVHTYRITPLALWNARAAGHDAEQVVDALISYSRFPVPHSLLVDIAETMDRYGRLTLVGDPVRGLVLESTDRAVLEEVVRAKKLKGMLGERLDQDSVAVHPSQRGNLKQALLKIGWPAEDLAGYVDGEAHAIELEQDGWELRGYQREAAESYHAGGSGVVVLPCGAGKTIVGAAAMAMTGTTTLILVTNTVSVHQWKSELLKRTSLTEEEIGEYSGTRKEIRPVTIATYQVMAARRKGVYTHLELFDARDWGLVVYDEVHLLPAPIFRMTADLQARRRLGLTATLVREDGREGDVFSLIGPKRYDAPWKDMENQGWIAPADCVEVRVDLSESERLAYATAEPEDRYRFCASSETKTTVVRELVERHPDEQVLVIGSYIDQLDDLGASLGAPVIKGETRNKERERLFDAFRSGELRTLVVSKVANFSIDLPEAGVAIQVSGSFGSRQEEAQRLGRVLRPKSDGRAARFYAVVARDTLDQEYAAHRQRFLAEQGYAYRITDAGDLLAGEEI; encoded by the coding sequence GTGTCCTGCCTGATCGTCCAGTCCGACAAGACGCTCCTGCTCGAGATCGACCACGAACTCGCCGGGGAGTGCCGCCGCGCCATCGCCCCCTTCGCCGAACTCGAGCGCGCCCCCGAGCACGTGCACACCTACCGGATCACCCCGTTGGCGCTGTGGAACGCCCGCGCGGCGGGCCATGACGCCGAGCAGGTCGTGGACGCGCTGATCAGCTACTCGCGCTTTCCCGTCCCGCACTCGCTGCTGGTGGACATCGCCGAGACCATGGACCGCTACGGCCGGCTCACGCTGGTGGGCGACCCGGTGCGGGGCCTGGTCCTGGAGTCCACGGACCGCGCGGTGCTGGAGGAGGTCGTCCGCGCCAAGAAGCTCAAGGGCATGCTGGGCGAGCGGCTGGACCAGGACTCGGTCGCCGTGCACCCGAGCCAGCGCGGCAACCTCAAGCAGGCGCTGCTGAAGATCGGCTGGCCGGCCGAGGACCTGGCCGGGTACGTCGACGGCGAGGCGCACGCGATCGAGCTCGAACAGGACGGCTGGGAGCTGCGCGGCTACCAGCGCGAGGCCGCGGAGAGCTACCACGCCGGCGGCTCCGGCGTGGTGGTGCTCCCCTGCGGCGCGGGCAAGACCATCGTGGGCGCCGCGGCGATGGCGATGACCGGCACGACCACGCTCATCCTGGTGACCAACACGGTCTCCGTGCACCAGTGGAAGTCCGAGCTGCTCAAGCGCACGTCGCTGACCGAGGAGGAGATCGGCGAGTACTCCGGTACCCGCAAGGAGATCCGCCCGGTCACCATCGCGACGTACCAGGTGATGGCGGCGCGCCGGAAGGGCGTGTACACGCACCTGGAGCTGTTCGACGCCCGCGACTGGGGGCTCGTGGTCTACGACGAGGTCCACCTGCTGCCCGCGCCGATCTTCCGGATGACCGCGGACCTTCAGGCGCGGCGCCGTCTGGGGCTGACCGCCACGCTGGTGCGCGAGGACGGGCGCGAGGGCGACGTGTTCTCGCTGATCGGTCCCAAGCGCTACGACGCGCCGTGGAAGGACATGGAGAACCAGGGGTGGATCGCCCCCGCGGACTGCGTCGAGGTCCGGGTGGACCTGTCGGAGTCCGAGCGGCTGGCCTACGCCACCGCCGAGCCGGAGGACCGCTACCGGTTCTGTGCCTCCTCGGAGACCAAGACGACCGTGGTGCGGGAGCTGGTGGAGCGCCACCCGGACGAGCAGGTCCTGGTCATCGGGTCCTACATCGACCAGCTGGACGACCTGGGGGCCTCTCTGGGGGCGCCGGTGATCAAGGGCGAGACGCGCAACAAGGAGCGCGAACGCCTCTTCGACGCGTTCCGCTCCGGGGAGCTGCGCACGCTGGTGGTGTCGAAGGTCGCGAACTTCTCGATCGACCTGCCCGAGGCCGGTGTGGCGATCCAGGTGTCGGGCTCGTTCGGCTCGCGCCAGGAGGAGGCCCAGCGCCTGGGCCGGGTGCTGCGGCCCAAGAGCGACGGGCGGGCGGCGCGCTTCTACGCGGTGGTCGCGCGGGACACGCTGGACCAGGAGTACGCGGCGCACCGCCAGCGGTTCCTGGCCGAGCAGGGGTACGCGTACCGGATCACGGACGCGGGCGACCTGCTGGCGGGCGAGGAGATCTGA
- a CDS encoding CD225/dispanin family protein → MSNASLPPGASSPRDRDRGSDRGAERSAERDGTRDEPAAVTGGGSSSSTMALILHALTFLCCANWLFGIAGIVFAVRAAHARDRGRPDQAETLTRYSWYCLGAAGVMFFVMLVLTFVTWTQAGSWISGIVPVTNW, encoded by the coding sequence ATGAGCAACGCCTCTCTGCCCCCCGGAGCATCCTCCCCCCGTGATCGTGACCGTGGTTCCGACCGCGGGGCGGAGCGGTCGGCGGAGCGCGACGGGACCCGGGACGAGCCCGCCGCCGTCACGGGTGGCGGGTCCAGCAGCTCCACGATGGCCCTGATCCTGCACGCGCTCACCTTCCTGTGCTGCGCGAACTGGCTGTTCGGGATCGCCGGGATCGTGTTCGCCGTGCGGGCCGCCCACGCGCGCGACCGCGGGCGCCCGGACCAGGCGGAGACGCTCACCAGGTACTCCTGGTACTGCCTGGGCGCGGCCGGGGTGATGTTCTTCGTCATGCTGGTGCTGACCTTCGTCACCTGGACACAGGCGGGTTCCTGGATCAGCGGCATCGTGCCGGTCACCAACTGGTGA
- a CDS encoding helicase C-terminal domain-containing protein produces MTDNAQLDEHEPGAGSRGAPVPGRPPTFTSWLRGRSDDELAALVAARPDLVQPVPVDIGALATRATTRNPVLRVLERLDHFGLQVLEAVVALGDDRLSEPVGVTTAELSAALGLAPATDPADDLLARALDDLLRLALVWPDRGRLRPVQVLRELLPQPAQLGPPLRPLLAALPHSTVRRLADDLVPDSTAATPVESVATFLSESAHVGTLVGQVGDPARRLLDSLAWGPPHGTVTDARREISLATASSPVETLLARGLLVPTGDDTLTLPREVALYLRSGRLFRDVSTAPPPFEGRENPGTTVTRAAAGQAFTLLRALEELLERWSEDPAAVLRNGGLGVRDLRRAAQAMDTDEQTAALYLETARSAGLIATDDRVEGEWLPTREYDLWRERPPEWRWLRLARAWLGSDRVAALNGSRDSGGRVRNVLGPGLVRPAAPQARHDALAELGTAPPGFAPTQESLAARLAWRRPRRQSPLYTELVGYALAEAAALGLTGRGALAEHTRPLLEDDEEAAARVLASELPTPLDHVLVQGDMTAVAPGPLVTGLARELALVADVESTGGATVYRFTEESVRRALDAGRGIADITDLLERHSRTPLPQALRYLVSDVGRRHGRLRAGTASSYLRCDEPSVLEELVSDRRTGDLGLVRLAPTVVAAGVSRAALVDRLRQLGYHPVPESGDGSMRLSRPEVRRAEPTDVPAPSGSGAPRELSRAAVKAMRAGDEASNIARRPVPLPEDGPPGSRTAAVLEALTRAAKEGRRVWIGYTDTDGRQVSRIVEPSGVDGGFLTGYDATRDAVHRFAAHRISAIAELENTAD; encoded by the coding sequence ATGACCGACAACGCACAGCTCGACGAGCACGAACCCGGTGCGGGGAGCCGTGGCGCCCCCGTCCCGGGCCGCCCCCCGACGTTCACCTCCTGGCTGCGCGGTCGGTCGGACGACGAACTCGCGGCTCTGGTGGCCGCGCGCCCCGACCTCGTCCAGCCGGTCCCGGTCGACATCGGCGCACTGGCCACCCGGGCGACCACGCGCAACCCCGTCCTGCGCGTGCTGGAGCGCCTGGACCACTTCGGCCTCCAGGTGCTGGAGGCCGTGGTCGCGCTCGGGGACGACCGCCTGTCCGAACCAGTGGGCGTCACCACCGCCGAACTGTCCGCCGCCCTGGGGCTCGCGCCCGCGACCGACCCGGCCGACGACCTCCTCGCCCGCGCCCTGGACGACCTGCTGCGCCTCGCGCTGGTCTGGCCCGACCGGGGCCGGCTGCGGCCCGTCCAGGTCCTGCGCGAGCTGCTGCCCCAGCCCGCCCAGCTCGGTCCGCCCCTCCGACCGCTCCTGGCCGCGCTGCCGCACAGCACGGTCAGGCGGCTCGCCGACGACCTCGTGCCCGACAGCACGGCGGCCACGCCCGTGGAGTCCGTCGCCACCTTCCTGTCCGAGTCCGCCCACGTCGGCACCCTCGTCGGCCAGGTCGGCGACCCGGCCAGGCGGCTGCTGGACAGCCTCGCCTGGGGGCCGCCACACGGCACGGTGACCGACGCCCGCCGCGAGATCTCCCTGGCCACGGCCTCCTCCCCAGTCGAGACGCTCCTGGCGCGCGGGCTGCTCGTCCCCACCGGAGACGACACCCTCACGCTCCCCCGCGAGGTGGCGCTGTACCTGCGTTCGGGGCGTCTGTTCCGCGACGTCTCGACCGCTCCCCCGCCGTTCGAGGGACGGGAGAACCCCGGCACGACCGTCACCCGGGCCGCCGCCGGGCAGGCCTTCACGCTGCTGCGCGCACTGGAGGAGCTGTTGGAGCGCTGGTCGGAGGACCCCGCCGCGGTCCTGCGCAACGGCGGGCTGGGCGTGCGCGACCTGCGCCGGGCCGCCCAGGCGATGGACACCGACGAGCAGACCGCGGCCTTGTACCTGGAGACCGCGCGGTCCGCGGGGCTCATCGCCACCGACGACCGTGTCGAGGGCGAGTGGCTGCCCACCCGCGAGTACGACCTGTGGCGGGAGCGCCCGCCCGAGTGGCGCTGGCTGCGCCTGGCCAGGGCCTGGCTGGGGTCGGACCGGGTGGCGGCGCTCAACGGGTCCCGCGATTCCGGCGGGCGGGTCCGCAACGTGCTGGGCCCCGGCCTGGTCCGCCCGGCCGCACCGCAGGCCCGCCACGACGCTCTGGCCGAGCTGGGCACCGCGCCGCCCGGATTCGCCCCCACCCAGGAGTCGCTGGCGGCACGCCTGGCCTGGCGCCGCCCGCGCCGCCAGTCGCCGCTGTACACCGAGCTCGTGGGCTACGCGCTGGCCGAGGCTGCGGCCCTCGGGCTGACCGGCCGCGGCGCGCTCGCCGAGCACACGCGTCCGCTGCTGGAGGACGACGAGGAGGCGGCCGCGCGCGTGCTGGCCTCCGAGCTGCCCACGCCGCTGGACCACGTTCTGGTGCAGGGGGACATGACCGCGGTGGCTCCGGGGCCCCTGGTGACCGGGCTCGCCCGTGAACTCGCCCTGGTCGCCGACGTGGAGTCCACGGGCGGCGCGACCGTGTACCGGTTCACGGAGGAGTCCGTGCGCCGCGCCCTGGACGCGGGCCGGGGCATCGCCGACATCACCGATCTGCTCGAACGCCACTCCCGCACACCCCTGCCCCAGGCGTTGCGCTACCTGGTCTCCGACGTGGGGCGCCGCCACGGGCGCCTGCGCGCCGGTACGGCCTCCAGCTACCTGCGGTGCGACGAGCCGTCGGTGCTGGAGGAGTTGGTGAGCGACCGGCGGACAGGCGATCTGGGGCTGGTCCGGCTGGCCCCGACCGTCGTCGCCGCGGGGGTGAGCCGAGCGGCGCTGGTGGACCGGCTGCGCCAGTTGGGGTACCACCCGGTGCCGGAGAGCGGCGACGGGTCGATGCGGTTGAGCCGCCCGGAGGTGAGGCGCGCGGAACCGACCGACGTGCCCGCGCCGAGCGGGTCGGGCGCGCCGAGGGAGCTGTCCCGCGCGGCGGTGAAGGCGATGCGTGCCGGGGACGAGGCGTCCAACATCGCCCGCCGCCCGGTACCGCTGCCGGAGGACGGGCCGCCGGGCTCGCGCACGGCGGCGGTCCTGGAGGCGCTCACCCGCGCGGCCAAGGAGGGCCGCAGGGTGTGGATCGGGTACACGGACACCGACGGACGACAGGTGAGCAGGATCGTGGAGCCGTCCGGCGTCGACGGGGGCTTCCTGACCGGCTACGACGCCACCCGCGACGCCGTGCACCGCTTCGCCGCCCACCGCATCAGCGCCATCGCCGAGCTGGAGAACACCGCCGACTGA
- a CDS encoding cold-shock protein, which translates to MPTGKVKWYDGDKGFGFLTQDDGGEVFVHSSSLPPGTTSLSPGQRVEFGVAEGRKGAQALQVKLLDTQHSVAKARRKKPDEMVVITEDLIKLLEGLSTGYRRGRHPERREAGQIAAVLRAVADDLEA; encoded by the coding sequence GTGCCCACCGGCAAGGTCAAGTGGTACGACGGCGACAAGGGTTTCGGATTCCTCACGCAGGACGACGGCGGCGAGGTCTTCGTGCACTCCTCCTCCCTCCCTCCCGGCACCACCTCGCTCTCCCCGGGTCAGCGGGTGGAGTTCGGCGTGGCCGAAGGCCGCAAGGGCGCGCAGGCGCTCCAGGTGAAACTGCTCGACACCCAGCACTCCGTCGCCAAGGCCCGGCGCAAGAAGCCCGACGAGATGGTCGTCATCACCGAGGACCTCATCAAGCTGCTGGAGGGCCTGTCCACGGGCTACCGCCGGGGCCGGCACCCCGAACGCCGCGAGGCCGGCCAGATCGCGGCCGTGCTGCGCGCGGTCGCCGACGACCTGGAGGCCTGA
- a CDS encoding sigma-70 family RNA polymerase sigma factor: MRDQDWLAARFDEHRSHLRAVARRILGSAAEADDALQEAWLRAGAADAEEVDNVGGWLTTIVSRVCLNMLRSRGTRREEALEEQGRVPDPVLAHDDAVDPEHEALMADSVGLALQVVLETLTPAERLAFVLHDMFAVPFDEVGPIVGRSTASARQLASRARRRMRGADLSPRADRVRRRRVVDAFTAAARHGDFDALLTVLAPEAVLRVETGSAPVRVVRGAAAVAEQADRFRMGGPAAEVHPVLVDGEAGLLVTKDGRPYSVMSFSVTDDLVTAIAIVADPARIAGLRPPTADRA; the protein is encoded by the coding sequence ATGAGGGATCAGGACTGGCTCGCCGCCCGGTTCGACGAACACCGCTCCCACCTGCGGGCGGTGGCGCGGCGCATCCTCGGTTCGGCTGCGGAGGCCGACGACGCCCTCCAGGAGGCCTGGCTGCGCGCGGGCGCGGCCGACGCCGAGGAGGTGGACAACGTCGGCGGGTGGCTGACCACCATCGTCTCCCGGGTGTGCCTCAACATGCTGCGCTCCCGGGGGACGCGGCGCGAGGAGGCTCTGGAAGAGCAGGGGCGGGTCCCCGACCCGGTCCTCGCCCACGACGACGCCGTCGACCCCGAGCACGAGGCGCTCATGGCGGACTCGGTGGGCCTGGCGCTCCAGGTGGTGCTGGAGACACTGACGCCGGCCGAGCGCCTGGCGTTCGTCCTGCACGACATGTTCGCGGTGCCCTTCGACGAGGTCGGCCCGATCGTCGGACGCTCCACGGCCTCCGCCCGCCAGCTCGCCAGCCGCGCGCGCCGCCGGATGCGGGGCGCGGACCTCTCCCCCCGGGCCGACCGCGTCCGGCGCCGCCGGGTGGTCGACGCGTTCACCGCCGCCGCCCGCCACGGCGACTTCGACGCCCTGCTGACGGTCCTGGCCCCCGAGGCCGTCCTGCGGGTGGAGACGGGGTCGGCGCCGGTGCGGGTCGTGCGCGGCGCGGCGGCCGTGGCCGAACAGGCCGACCGGTTCCGGATGGGCGGGCCCGCCGCCGAGGTCCACCCGGTGCTGGTCGACGGCGAGGCGGGACTCCTGGTCACTAAGGACGGGCGCCCGTACTCCGTCATGTCCTTCTCGGTGACCGATGACCTGGTCACCGCGATCGCCATCGTCGCCGACCCCGCGCGGATCGCCGGTCTGCGTCCGCCGACGGCGGACCGGGCATGA
- a CDS encoding FAD-binding oxidoreductase has product MRQTTKDTASATGLASAVRGRVLLPGDEGFEAARRPWNRAVDQPVAAVVEAADADDVAAVVRHAHRAGLAVAAQPNGHGPSGGTDGAVLLRTGRLDEVEIHPRERWARVGAGAAWGPVLAAAAPNGLTGPAGSSPLVSVVGYTLGGGQGWFSRRHGLAADGVRAFDVVTADGRPARVTADSDPDLFWALRGGGGDFAVVTAVEFDLLPAASLYGGRMLWPGHRAAELFAAFRELTATAPPELSLWLTRVEIPQAPPMVALDTAYLGPADEGAALLGRLDTVADPVSDRRGAMSTADLGDITGDPTAPGPSLSRAELLTGLDARVEAVLTTDPVDPLLTVQLRHLGGALADPATATGPHGPITEPYLLYTLGPAPTPEAAAAVAARQAELVRRLGTAVSGRKPFTFLAPGESAREAFAERDLARLRAIKRERDPRGVLRSNFPVLDGV; this is encoded by the coding sequence ATGCGTCAGACGACGAAGGACACGGCGAGCGCCACCGGTCTCGCGAGCGCGGTCCGGGGGCGGGTGCTCCTGCCCGGGGACGAGGGGTTCGAGGCGGCGCGGCGGCCGTGGAACCGGGCGGTCGACCAGCCGGTGGCGGCCGTGGTCGAGGCCGCCGACGCCGACGACGTGGCCGCCGTGGTGCGCCACGCGCACCGCGCCGGGCTGGCCGTGGCCGCGCAGCCGAACGGGCACGGCCCCTCCGGCGGCACGGACGGCGCGGTCCTGCTGCGCACCGGGCGCCTGGACGAGGTCGAGATCCACCCGCGGGAGCGGTGGGCGCGCGTGGGCGCCGGAGCCGCGTGGGGACCGGTCCTGGCCGCGGCGGCCCCGAACGGCCTGACCGGTCCGGCGGGCAGCTCGCCCCTGGTCAGCGTGGTCGGATACACGCTCGGCGGCGGCCAGGGCTGGTTCTCGCGGCGGCACGGCCTGGCCGCCGACGGGGTCCGGGCCTTCGACGTCGTCACCGCGGACGGCCGTCCGGCCCGCGTCACCGCCGACTCCGATCCCGACCTGTTCTGGGCGCTGCGCGGGGGCGGCGGCGACTTCGCGGTGGTCACCGCCGTCGAGTTCGACCTCCTGCCGGCGGCCTCCCTCTACGGCGGCCGGATGCTGTGGCCCGGCCACCGTGCCGCCGAGCTGTTCGCGGCCTTCCGCGAGCTGACCGCCACGGCCCCGCCCGAGCTCAGCCTGTGGCTGACCCGGGTCGAGATCCCCCAGGCCCCGCCGATGGTGGCCCTGGACACGGCCTACCTGGGCCCGGCGGACGAGGGCGCGGCCCTGCTCGGCCGCCTCGACACGGTCGCGGACCCGGTCTCCGACCGGCGCGGCGCGATGTCGACGGCCGACCTCGGCGACATCACCGGCGACCCCACCGCCCCGGGGCCGTCCCTGTCCCGCGCCGAGCTGCTCACGGGCCTGGACGCGCGGGTGGAGGCCGTGCTGACGACCGACCCCGTCGACCCGCTCCTCACCGTCCAGCTGCGGCACCTGGGCGGCGCGCTGGCCGACCCGGCCACCGCCACGGGCCCGCACGGGCCGATCACGGAGCCCTATCTCCTCTACACGCTCGGCCCGGCGCCGACTCCGGAGGCGGCGGCCGCGGTCGCGGCGCGACAGGCCGAACTCGTCCGCCGGCTCGGCACGGCCGTCAGCGGACGCAAGCCGTTCACGTTCCTCGCCCCGGGCGAGAGCGCACGGGAGGCGTTCGCGGAGCGCGACCTGGCCCGGCTGCGCGCGATCAAGCGGGAACGCGACCCGCGGGGCGTGCTCCGCTCCAACTTCCCGGTGCTCGACGGCGTCTGA
- a CDS encoding DUF3027 domain-containing protein: MDLARSVAAEVGRPEWVGAPLDPEVEDTRLVTHYFTCLDPAYPGWTYAVTVVRASRAKDVTVNEVVLLPGEGALTAPEWVPWKERLRPGDVGVGDLLPVEEDDERLIPGYAQVPDSELDAEGVDQQMVWELGLGRRQVLSETGREQAAERWYNGESGPRSPIATAAPARCATCGFLTPLAGELRQMFGVCTNEYAPDDGKVVSLDHGCGAHSEVRTPVSKNDPAVPVVDELGYDHIVFDDTAELELVSSDS; this comes from the coding sequence GTGGACCTGGCGCGCTCGGTGGCTGCCGAGGTCGGGCGACCCGAATGGGTCGGTGCGCCCCTCGACCCCGAGGTCGAGGACACGCGCCTGGTCACCCACTACTTCACCTGCCTGGACCCCGCCTACCCAGGGTGGACCTACGCCGTCACCGTCGTCCGCGCCTCGCGCGCCAAGGACGTCACCGTCAACGAGGTCGTCCTGCTCCCCGGCGAGGGCGCCCTCACCGCACCCGAGTGGGTGCCGTGGAAGGAGCGCCTGCGCCCCGGCGACGTCGGCGTGGGCGACCTGCTGCCGGTCGAGGAGGACGACGAGCGCCTCATCCCGGGTTACGCGCAGGTCCCCGACAGCGAGCTGGACGCCGAGGGCGTCGACCAGCAGATGGTGTGGGAGCTGGGGCTGGGCCGTCGCCAGGTCCTGTCCGAGACCGGCCGCGAGCAGGCCGCGGAGCGCTGGTACAACGGCGAGTCCGGGCCGCGCAGCCCCATCGCCACGGCCGCTCCGGCCCGCTGCGCGACGTGCGGCTTCCTGACCCCGCTCGCCGGTGAGCTGCGGCAGATGTTCGGTGTGTGCACCAACGAGTACGCGCCCGACGACGGCAAGGTCGTCTCGCTCGACCACGGTTGCGGCGCCCACTCCGAGGTGCGCACCCCCGTGTCCAAGAACGATCCCGCCGTGCCGGTCGTCGACGAACTGGGTTACGACCACATCGTCTTCGACGACACCGCCGAGCTGGAACTGGTCTCCTCCGACTCCTGA